A portion of the Sulfurospirillum diekertiae genome contains these proteins:
- a CDS encoding KUP/HAK/KT family potassium transporter, producing MTLKERIKNEMMVIKALGVVYGDIGTSPIYTLAVIFLIVPPTVVSIYGILSFVFWALTILVTIQYAWLATSLSAKGEGGTVVLIQMLTPHLKSAKMVSIVSVLGFLGLSLMIGDGVITPAISILSAVEGILLIPQYEELPQIVLLILATLIAFALFVVQKRGVEKVASTFGPIMVIWFLCLGGVGFWYVSQDFSILNAINPMYAINFALANPVITFIILADIILATTGGEALYADMGHLGRLPILKGWVFAFIALILSYYGQGAFLLTHPESVGSPLFEMMREFAPFLYVPFLILTIIATIIASQAMISGIFSVLYQAMTTRIFPHFRVEYTSHELRSQIYVGSINWFLFVCVIIMLFVFKESAKLAAAYGLAVAGAMSITGVLMTMIFAYRREWIKMSFATFSGMVSFVFFLSCLLKIPHGGFWSLLIAAVPLGFIILYTQGQERLYSSFHSVDKENFLQAYNAHYAQESHIEGTALFFARKAENIPAYIPKTMFQNGIIYERNVIVKVKPTNEPLGITNEFKSLAEGLDLLVIHVGYMEVFNMEESLKKQDIHERTIFYGDEEIVSKHFSWKLYALIKDMSPSFVSFYNFPQEKLIGVSRRIEI from the coding sequence ATGACGTTAAAAGAACGTATTAAAAATGAGATGATGGTTATAAAGGCACTCGGTGTTGTTTACGGCGATATTGGGACAAGTCCTATCTATACCTTGGCAGTTATTTTTCTTATTGTTCCGCCAACAGTCGTTAGTATATATGGTATTTTGTCATTTGTCTTTTGGGCATTAACTATTCTTGTTACCATTCAATATGCATGGTTAGCTACGAGCTTAAGTGCAAAAGGAGAAGGTGGTACTGTTGTTCTCATTCAAATGTTAACACCGCATCTTAAAAGTGCAAAGATGGTCTCTATAGTATCCGTCTTAGGATTTTTAGGGCTTTCCTTGATGATTGGCGATGGTGTTATTACTCCTGCTATTAGTATTCTGAGTGCGGTAGAAGGTATTCTCCTTATTCCACAATACGAAGAGCTTCCTCAAATTGTACTTTTAATCTTAGCGACACTGATTGCATTTGCCCTTTTTGTTGTTCAAAAGAGAGGTGTTGAAAAAGTCGCTTCTACCTTTGGTCCCATAATGGTCATTTGGTTTTTATGTTTAGGTGGCGTTGGATTTTGGTATGTGAGTCAAGATTTTTCTATTTTAAATGCAATTAATCCGATGTATGCGATTAATTTTGCACTGGCAAATCCTGTTATTACCTTTATTATTCTTGCAGATATTATTCTTGCAACCACTGGTGGCGAGGCGTTGTATGCTGATATGGGCCATTTAGGGCGATTGCCTATTCTTAAGGGGTGGGTTTTTGCTTTTATCGCATTAATTTTAAGCTATTATGGACAAGGAGCATTTTTGCTAACGCATCCTGAGTCTGTTGGAAGCCCGTTATTTGAAATGATGCGAGAGTTTGCACCTTTTTTATATGTCCCTTTTCTTATCCTAACAATTATAGCAACCATTATCGCTTCGCAAGCAATGATCAGTGGAATTTTTTCCGTGCTTTATCAAGCTATGACAACACGTATTTTCCCCCATTTTCGTGTTGAATACACATCACATGAGTTACGTTCGCAAATTTATGTAGGATCTATTAACTGGTTTTTATTTGTCTGTGTCATTATTATGCTTTTTGTCTTTAAAGAGTCTGCAAAGCTTGCCGCAGCATACGGTTTAGCTGTAGCTGGAGCGATGAGCATTACCGGTGTTTTAATGACAATGATTTTTGCCTACCGCAGAGAGTGGATCAAAATGAGTTTTGCCACTTTTTCAGGGATGGTTAGTTTTGTTTTCTTCTTATCTTGTCTTCTAAAAATTCCTCATGGTGGTTTCTGGTCTCTCTTAATTGCAGCAGTTCCACTAGGCTTTATTATTCTTTATACGCAAGGACAAGAACGCCTTTACTCTTCATTTCACTCGGTAGATAAGGAAAATTTCTTACAAGCATACAATGCACATTATGCACAAGAGTCTCATATTGAAGGTACTGCTCTTTTCTTTGCACGTAAGGCCGAAAATATCCCTGCTTATATCCCTAAAACAATGTTCCAAAACGGCATTATTTATGAGAGAAATGTGATTGTGAAGGTTAAACCGACGAATGAGCCTTTGGGCATTACGAATGAGTTTAAATCCTTGGCAGAGGGACTTGATCTTCTTGTGATTCATGTTGGGTACATGGAGGTTTTCAATATGGAAGAGAGCCTTAAAAAACAGGATATTCATGAACGAACCATTTTTTACGGCGATGAAGAAATTGTCTCAAAACATTTTTCATGGAAACTTTATGCACTGATTAAAGATATGTCTCCAAGTTTCGTAAGCTTTTACAATTTCCCTCAAGAAAAACTCATCGGTGTTTCACGTCGTATTGAAATCTAG
- a CDS encoding LrgB family protein, whose amino-acid sequence MNFDTFFTYRSLVMAAEVTLLWSIVTIGLYWLSKYFHRRYKRWWTAPIIITPILLIIITIVSHTNYNVYISGTHWLIALLGPATVAFAVPIYRRKHIMILYWRTLSIGVVFGSILSIASAWFLASAVGIDSTLRLSLLPRSISTPFAMVISGEIGGTPELTAIFVILTGIFGASFGQLLLYWLPLKSKMSRGASFGLAAHVVGSNKAYELDNEVGTIAALVMVLTGIFNVLIAPLLETILT is encoded by the coding sequence ATGAATTTTGATACATTTTTTACCTACCGTTCTCTTGTCATGGCAGCAGAAGTGACACTTTTATGGTCTATTGTCACTATAGGACTCTATTGGCTCTCTAAATATTTTCACCGCCGTTATAAACGTTGGTGGACGGCTCCTATTATTATTACTCCAATACTCCTAATCATCATAACGATTGTGTCACATACCAATTACAATGTCTATATCAGTGGCACACACTGGCTAATTGCATTGCTGGGACCTGCCACCGTTGCGTTTGCTGTTCCTATCTATAGGCGTAAACACATTATGATTTTATACTGGCGAACACTGAGTATTGGCGTTGTTTTTGGTTCGATTCTTTCCATTGCGTCTGCGTGGTTTTTAGCTTCGGCTGTGGGTATTGATAGTACGCTTCGATTAAGCCTTTTACCTCGCTCCATTAGCACACCTTTTGCTATGGTGATTTCAGGCGAGATTGGTGGTACGCCAGAATTAACGGCTATTTTTGTCATACTTACGGGAATTTTTGGTGCATCGTTTGGGCAATTATTACTCTATTGGTTGCCCCTAAAATCGAAGATGTCGCGTGGTGCCTCATTTGGTTTAGCGGCGCACGTTGTGGGTTCTAATAAAGCGTATGAGTTAGACAATGAAGTTGGAACTATCGCAGCATTGGTTATGGTCTTAACAGGTATTTTCAATGTGCTCATCGCCCCTTTACTGGAAACAATCCTAACCTAA
- a CDS encoding CidA/LrgA family protein has product MLPHTFKKLLILFKRKFHKSRILQIVLICALWFFAEEISLLFHIPIPGGVIGLLFVLLLLQFNILSIRSLALGAEWFLAEMLLFFIPAVPAVLNHQEFFGWTGLKILAIIIIGTIIVIIGTAFIVDFSFYKLEKHTKDENLQ; this is encoded by the coding sequence ATGCTACCACATACTTTTAAAAAACTTTTAATTCTTTTTAAACGTAAATTTCACAAAAGTCGTATCCTCCAAATAGTCCTTATCTGTGCTCTTTGGTTTTTTGCCGAAGAGATCTCTCTTCTTTTCCACATACCCATTCCCGGTGGCGTTATAGGATTACTCTTCGTACTGTTGCTTCTACAATTTAATATTCTGAGCATTCGCTCTTTAGCTCTTGGTGCAGAGTGGTTTTTAGCTGAAATGCTTCTTTTTTTTATACCGGCAGTGCCGGCGGTACTGAACCATCAAGAATTTTTTGGTTGGACAGGGTTAAAAATCTTAGCCATTATTATTATAGGAACCATCATCGTGATTATTGGCACCGCTTTTATCGTCGATTTTAGTTTTTATAAACTAGAAAAACATACCAAAGATGAGAATCTACAATGA